The genome window TATCTGGTACATTAAAACTAGATCAAGCAGCTTACCGTGAATTAGAAGCTTTTGCAAAATTTGGTTCTGATTTAGATGCCGCTACTTTAAGTATTATCGAGAAAGGAAAGAGAAACGTTGAAATTCTTAAGCAATCACAAAACAGTCCTTACCCAGTAGAAAATCAAATTGCGATTATCTATGCGGGTTCTAAGAACTTGTTGAGAAATGTACCTATTGGGAAAGTAAAAGAATTTGAAAGAGATTACTTAGAATTACTTAACGCTAAGCACAGTGAAATAATGGGTACTCTTAAAGCTGGAAAACTGACTGATGAAGTGATTGATACACTTACAGCGGTAGCTAAGGATCTTTCTAGTCGTTATTAACATTAGTTATGAGTTCAGAGTTTCTGACTTATAACTCTGAACTCAGAACTCTGAACTTGAATCATGGCCAACTTAAAAGAAATAAGAAATAGAATATCGTCCGTATCATCTACCATGCAGATTACCTCTGCCATGAAGATGGTAAGTGCGGCAAAGTTGAAAAAAGCACAAGATGCTATTACAGCAATGCGTCCTTATTCTGATAAGCTTACGGAGCTTCTCCAAAATCTTAGTGCTACTATGGAGGGTGATGCTGTAAGTAAATATACAGAGCAACGAGATGTAGAAAGAGCTCTGGTAGTTGCAATCACCTCAAATCGTGGTCTTGCAGGTGCTTTTAATACGAACATTATAAAAGAGCTGATTCGATTGAATCAGAACGAATTAAAAGATGTGGACGTTTCTTACATGACTGTAGGGAAGAAAGCTAATGACTTTGTAAGTAAAAAATCTCCTGTACAGTCTAATAAAAGCGATTTATTTGAGAACATTTCTTATGATAACGTAGCTTTAATTGCTGAAGAGCTTATGGAACTGTTTATAACGGGAGAGTTTGATAAAATCATTATTGTTTATAATAGCTTTAAAAATGCTGCTACACAAATCGTAATGACAGAAGATTTCCTACCTCTTAAGCCACTAGCAAAAGACGAAAATGCACTTCAAGCAGAAACTGAGATGGACTATATTTTTGAGCCTTCTAAGGAAGAAATCGTTAAAGAATTGATCCCTAAGTCACTGAAGATGCAATTGTACAAAGGAGTACGTGATTCTTGGGCTAGTGAGCACGGTGCGCGTATGACAGCTATGCATAAAGCAACAGATAACGCAACAGAGTTAAGAGATCAATTGAAATTGACTTATAACAAAGCACGTCAAGCGGCGATTACTAACGAGATCCTTGAGATCGTAGGTGGTGCTGAAGCATTGAAGGACTAGTTCCAACTCAGGTGGGAAACTGCTAAATTTTTACGAAAACTTATAAAGCCTTTCAGAATTTCTGAAAGGCTTTTTTATGTGGGAAATTTAAACTTCTTTTAATTTTTATGTAACATTTTCATGATTTTGTATCTAAAGGGTGAGTACTAAAAC of Nonlabens sp. Ci31 contains these proteins:
- the atpG gene encoding ATP synthase F1 subunit gamma translates to MANLKEIRNRISSVSSTMQITSAMKMVSAAKLKKAQDAITAMRPYSDKLTELLQNLSATMEGDAVSKYTEQRDVERALVVAITSNRGLAGAFNTNIIKELIRLNQNELKDVDVSYMTVGKKANDFVSKKSPVQSNKSDLFENISYDNVALIAEELMELFITGEFDKIIIVYNSFKNAATQIVMTEDFLPLKPLAKDENALQAETEMDYIFEPSKEEIVKELIPKSLKMQLYKGVRDSWASEHGARMTAMHKATDNATELRDQLKLTYNKARQAAITNEILEIVGGAEALKD